In Etheostoma cragini isolate CJK2018 chromosome 9, CSU_Ecrag_1.0, whole genome shotgun sequence, the following are encoded in one genomic region:
- the camsap2a gene encoding calmodulin-regulated spectrin-associated protein 2a isoform X2, whose amino-acid sequence MGEVPDTRDVKQTFVAPAVKSFEHYDISRAKICCSLTWLMAKAYGTDSIPADLKDPFYTDQYEQEHLKPPVASLLLSADLYCRAGQLILRSDSSKPLLGHDAVIQVLAQRGLYVSDQERLVTERDLRKRPLQMSAHLAMIDTLMMAYTVETVSVEKVMACIGQYSSYDPEVETPYDTEDAVTTWINKVNEYLKDIVAQEQRMRETQSADSAGSPRSPTKWYMKLVPARYRKEPASIQPVPWIPPVDNLLKDSTDGSALGALLHFYCPQLLSLDDVCLKENMTLADRLYNLQLIQDFCKDNLNSCCHFSLEDMLYASSTIKNNYLVFMAELFAWFEVDRPSFVKPRMLDNEGTEPSVLLKNLPAIPISKATKRSFMERPPSPERPSLPLRPQPRSSGEIKRSTSMSFVDGNLGTWPKEKRSGPYGVSFDIPFDKEDSASGGLSSTRGMVRSVSTDDGSGFKVHHLPRGMKRNLSFQPVNGQSVGIEEEGCPDSLAGMELSRPVYPNGHGSVMAKTPSIEEALQIIHSPSRPPAEGINSSFFLHIQDHEAGVGVLEPVSELDSQGPQSNTDTTEVDTGIHIQTEDMLDEDSSLKDCSVNMDLDMDTPSPCPSSHSKSPSGLKLTSFAEQKKKKNTPSLPDSGRCSSSSLKTTPEGSEFCLPLSVSWAPTPEHSPIHQQTTTPLTARASPTPVQLPANDPAQVMATEMVQLRMRLEEKRKAIEAQKKKVEAAFTRHRQKMGHSAFLNVVKRKGDGAASGEEGGKTEGEGKAASTSPTFKFGRSKADTPDGAEQSSTASCWTKSPGAGEEGGQSHAQLTEVDLTEYTRSIEKLNHSLAFLQTEMQRLAQQQEVIMSMREKQHQQAWVIPPPHTSPSPQKQSRIGASTRSSGPSSPADSPRSTHRSPTSIKRKSASFHSRTPRAARPNELKLAPYNRVLTAPQSVDSIPRLRRFSPCQPLASSFVYMGEKPATFNPDTVASDGDKNKETESLYSPERELACVGVANSPQSSPNLQNKREQTEADSVQKSVADLKPTIESTFPEVLAHPVVETFTVTPTEIPPQPEASGQVKSSLIEVPLSVVKPLDDLSLDDDLEMQQGDVEDLCQEQKISRGFFFKADGNAEDNMAQKRAALLEKRMRREKESQQRKMQQEAELEQKKEEARLKAEEERVRKEEDKARKEFIKQEHLRRKQLKLMEDMDTLIKPRPVSGAKQRRGRTKSIHRDSMDSPKTPVRAATVSSLSLASLNLGDSDSVHSEKRSPRSASLASGALFCFLSSPKLRRRRPDSADGFLSPSRCSRNGEKDWENGSTTSSVTSNTEYTGPKLYKEPSAKSNKHIIQNALAHCCLAGKVNEGQKNKILEEMEKSEANNFLVLFRDGGCQFRSLYTYCPETEEINKLTGIGPKSITRKMIDGLYKYNSDKKQFSQIPAKTMSASVDAVTIHSHLWQTKKPATPKKVVPAQS is encoded by the exons AGCGCTCACTTGGCAATGATCGACACTTTGATGATGGCGTACACAGTGGAGACGGTGAGCGTCGAGAAGGTGATGGCCTGCATTGGTCAGTATTCGTCTTACGACCCTGAGGTGGAAACACCTTACGACACAGAGGACGCAGTGACCACCTGGATCAATAAG GTTAATGAGTACCTGAAAGACATCGTGGCTCAGGAGCAGAGGATGAGGGAGACACAGAGCGCCGACTCTGCTGGGAGTCCTCGG TCTCCAACCAAGTGGTACATGAAGCTTGTGCCA GCTCGCTACAGGAAGGAGCCGGCCTCGATCCAGCCGGTTCCCTGGATCCCCCCAGTGGATAACCTGCTGAAAGACAGCACAGACGGCTCGGCCCTGGGCGCCCTGCTGCACTTCTATTGCCCTCAGCTTCTATCTTTGGACG ATGTCTGCTTGAAGGAGAACATGACGCTGGCTGATCGGCTGTACAACCTGCAGCTCATACAGGACTTCTGCAAAGACAACCTGAACAGCTGCTGCCACTTCAGCCTGGAAGACATGCTCTACGCCTCCTCCACCATCAAG AATAACTACCTGGTGTTCATGGCAGAGTTGTTTGCTTGGTTTGAGGTGGACAGGCCGTCTTTTGTGAAACCAAGAATGCTGGACAACGAAGGCACAG AGCCCTCAGTCTTGTTGAAGAATTTACCAGCGATACCCATCTCCAAGGCTACCAAGAGGAGCTTCATGGAGAGACCCCCAAGTCCTGAAAGACCCAG tTTGCCCCTCCGACCCCAGCCTCGAAGCTCAG GAGAGATCAAGAGGTCAACCTCAATGTCCTTTGTCGATGGCAACCTCGGCACCTGGCCCAAAGAAAAAAG gTCTGGGCCCTATGGAGTGTCTTTTGACATCCCTTTTGACAAAGAGGACTCTGCTTCCGGCGGTCTTTCTTCCACGCGTGGCATGGTCAGGTCTGTGAGCACTGATGATGGTTCTGGCTTCAAGGTCCACCACCTGCCCCGCGGAATGAAGCGCAACCTGTCCTTCCAGCCAGTAAATGGCCAGAGTGTCGGCATTGAGGAGGAGGGCTGCCCAGACAGCCTAGCTGGTATGGAGCTTAGCAGGCCAGTGTACCCCAACGGACATGGAAGTGTCATGGCAAAAACTCCCTCCATAGAGGAAGCCCTTCAGATTATCCACAGCCCAAGTCGACCCCCAGCAGAGGGGATCAATAGCAGTTTCTTCCTGCACATTCAGGACCACGAGGCTGGTGTTGGTGTCTTGGAGCCAGTGTCAGAGTTAGACTCCCAAGGGCCTCAGAGCAACACAGACACCACCGAGGTAGACACTGGCATCCATATTCAAACAGAAGACATGCTAGATGAGGATTCTTCTCTGAAAGACTGCTCTGTGAACATGGACCTAGACATGGACACGCCAAGCCCCTGCCCGAGCAGTCACAGCAAATCGCCCTCAGGGTTGAAGTTGACCAGCTTTGctgaacagaagaagaagaagaatactCCATCATTGCCAGACTCAGGGaggtgcagcagcagctcccTCAAGACCACTCCTGAGGGCTCAGAGTTTTGCCTTCCGTTATCTGTTTCCTGGGCCCCGACCCCTGAGCACAGCCCCATCCATCAACAAACCACAACCCCCCTAACAGCTCGAGCATCGCCCACACCTGTACAACTTCCAGCAAATGACCCTGCTCAGGTCATGGCAACAGAGATGGTACAGCTGAGGATGAGACTGGAGGAGAAACGTAAAGCCATCGAAGcgcagaagaagaaagtggaGGCTGCTTTCACAAGGCATCGGCAAAAGATGGGTCACTCAGCGTTTCTCAATGTCgttaaaagaaaaggagatggGGCTGCCagtggagaggaaggagggaaaacTGAGGGAGAAGGCAAGGCAGCAAGCACAAGTCCCACCTTCAAATTTGGGAGAAGCAAGGCAGACACACCTGATGGGGCAGAGCAAAGCAGCACCGCTTCCTGTTGGACAAAGTCGCCTGGTGCAGGCGAGGAAGGTGGTCAAAGCCATGCCCAGCTCACCGAGGTAGATCTCACAGAGTATACACGCTCGATTGAGAAACTGAACCATTCATTAGCCTTCCTTCAGACTGAGATGCAGCGACTGGCtcagcagcaggaagtgatcaTGTCCATGAGGGAGAAACAACATCAGCAGGCGTGGGTAATCCCTCCACCCCATACAAGCCCATCACCCCAAAAACAGAGTCGAATCGGAGCTTCTACTCGATCCTCAGGACCCTCTTCTCCTGCCGACTCCCCTCGTTCCACCCACCGCTCTCCAACCAGCATCAAACGCAAATCTGCCTCCTTCCACTCACGCACTCCTCGCGCCGCTAGACCCAACGAGCTAAAGCTGGCCCCTTACAATCGAGTCCTCACTGCTCCACAATCTGTCGACAGCATCCCCCGGCTACGGCGATTTTCTCCCTGCCAGCCTTTGGCAAGTTCCTTCGTTTACATGGGGGAGAAACCAGCAACCTTCAATCCAGACACAGTAGCTTCAGATGGAGATAAAAACAAGGAGACAGAGTCACTATATTCCCCAGAGAGGGAGCTTGCCTGTGTAGGTGTAGCCAACTCCCCCCAAAGCTCCCCCAACCTGCAGAACAAGAGAGAACAAACAGAAGCGGATTCAGTTCAGAAGTCAGTTGCAGATTTGAAACCTACTATAGAGTCAACATTTCCTGAGGTCCTGGCCCACCCTGTGGTAGAGACCTTCACAGTGACACCTACAGAGATTCCTCCCCAGCCAGAAGCCTCAGGCCAAGTCAAGAGCAGCTTGATTGAGGTTCCTCTGTCAGTCGTGAAGCCACTGGATGATCTATCTCTTGATGATGACTTGGAGATGCAGCAGGGTGATGTGGAAGACCTGTGTCAGGAACAGAAAATATCTCGTGGTTTTTTCTTTAAG GCGGATGGAAATGCCGAGGATAACATGGCTCAGAAGAGGGCTGCTCTGTTAGAGAAAAGGAtgaggagggagaaggagagccAGCAGAGGAAGATGCAGCAGGAGGCTGAGTTAGAGCAGAAGAAAGAGGAAGCTCG ACTAAAAGCAGAGGAGGAGCGCGTCAGGAAGGAGGAAGACAAGGCCAGGAAGGAGTTCATCAAGCAGGAACATCTCAGGAGAAAGCAGCTTAAACTGATGGAGGACATGGATACTCTCATTAAACCCCGACCAGTCAGTGGGGCCAAGCAGAGGCGGGGGCGTACCAAGTCCATCCATCGCGACAGCATGGACTCTCCCAAAACCCCTGTCAGAGCTGCCACAG TCTCCAGCTTGTCCCTTGCTTCCCTCAACCTGGGAGACAGCGACAGTGTTCACTCTGAGAAGAGATCGCCAAG AAGTGCTAGTTTAGCCTCTGGTGCTCTCTTCTGCTTTCTGAGCTCTCCTAAACTGAGAAGAAGAAG accAGATTCTGCAGATGGCTTCCTGTCCCCGAGTCGCTGCAGCAGGAATGGAGAGAAGGACTGGGAGAATGGATCCACAACCTCCTCAGTTACATCTAACACAGAGTACACTG GACCAAAGCTATACAAGGAGCCCAGTGCCAAATCTAACAAGCACATCATCCAGAATGCTCTGGCCCACTGCTGCTTAGCAGGCAAGGTTAATGAGGGGCAAAAGAACAAGATCCTGGAG GAAATGGAGAAATCAGAGGCCAACaactttttggttttgttccGAGATGGCGGCTGCCAGTTTCGCTCTCTCTACACTTACTGCCCCGAGACGGAGGAGATCAACAAGCTGACAGGCATCGGCCCCAAGAGCATCACGCGCAAGATGATCGACGGCCTCTACAAGTACAACTCAGACAAGAAGCAGTTCAGTCAGATACCAGCCAAGACCATGTCGGCCAGCGTGGATGCGGTGACGATCCACAGCCATCTCTGGCAAACCAAGAAGCCAGCCACCCCTAAAAAAGTAGTGCCTGCCCAGTCCTAA
- the camsap2a gene encoding calmodulin-regulated spectrin-associated protein 2a isoform X5: MGEVPDTRDVKQTFVAPAVKSFEHYDISRAKICCSLTWLMAKAYGTDSIPADLKDPFYTDQYEQEHLKPPVASLLLSADLYCRAGQLILRSDSSKPLLGHDAVIQVLAQRGLYVSDQERLVTERDLRKRPLQMSAHLAMIDTLMMAYTVETVSVEKVMACIGQYSSYDPEVETPYDTEDAVTTWINKVNEYLKDIVAQEQRMRETQSADSAGSPRSPTKWYMKLVPARYRKEPASIQPVPWIPPVDNLLKDSTDGSALGALLHFYCPQLLSLDDVCLKENMTLADRLYNLQLIQDFCKDNLNSCCHFSLEDMLYASSTIKNNYLVFMAELFAWFEVDRPSFVKPRMLDNEGTEPSVLLKNLPAIPISKATKRSFMERPPSPERPSLPLRPQPRSSGEIKRSTSMSFVDGNLGTWPKEKRSGPYGVSFDIPFDKEDSASGGLSSTRGMVRSVSTDDGSGFKVHHLPRGMKRNLSFQPVNGQSVGIEEEGCPDSLAGMELSRPVYPNGHGSVMAKTPSIEEALQIIHSPSRPPAEGINSSFFLHIQDHEAGVGVLEPVSELDSQGPQSNTDTTEVDTGIHIQTEDMLDEDSSLKDCSVNMDLDMDTPSPCPSSHSKSPSGLKLTSFAEQKKKKNTPSLPDSGRCSSSSLKTTPEGSEFCLPLSVSWAPTPEHSPIHQQTTTPLTARASPTPVQLPANDPAQVMATEMVQLRMRLEEKRKAIEAQKKKVEAAFTRHRQKMGHSAFLNVVKRKGDGAASGEEGGKTEGEGKAASTSPTFKFGRSKADTPDGAEQSSTASCWTKSPGAGEEGGQSHAQLTEVDLTEYTRSIEKLNHSLAFLQTEMQRLAQQQEVIMSMREKQHQQAWVIPPPHTSPSPQKQSRIGASTRSSGPSSPADSPRSTHRSPTSIKRKSASFHSRTPRAARPNELKLAPYNRVLTAPQSVDSIPRLRRFSPCQPLASSFVYMGEKPATFNPDTVASDGDKNKETESLYSPERELACVGVANSPQSSPNLQNKREQTEADSVQKSVADLKPTIESTFPEVLAHPVVETFTVTPTEIPPQPEASGQVKSSLIEVPLSVVKPLDDLSLDDDLEMQQGDVEDLCQEQKISRGFFFKADGNAEDNMAQKRAALLEKRMRREKESQQRKMQQEAELEQKKEEARLKAEEERVRKEEDKARKEFIKQEHLRRKQLKLMEDMDTLIKPRPVSGAKQRRGRTKSIHRDSMDSPKTPVRAATVSSLSLASLNLGDSDSVHSEKRSPRPDSADGFLSPSRCSRNGEKDWENGSTTSSVTSNTEYTGPKLYKEPSAKSNKHIIQNALAHCCLAGKVNEGQKNKILEEMEKSEANNFLVLFRDGGCQFRSLYTYCPETEEINKLTGIGPKSITRKMIDGLYKYNSDKKQFSQIPAKTMSASVDAVTIHSHLWQTKKPATPKKVVPAQS; encoded by the exons AGCGCTCACTTGGCAATGATCGACACTTTGATGATGGCGTACACAGTGGAGACGGTGAGCGTCGAGAAGGTGATGGCCTGCATTGGTCAGTATTCGTCTTACGACCCTGAGGTGGAAACACCTTACGACACAGAGGACGCAGTGACCACCTGGATCAATAAG GTTAATGAGTACCTGAAAGACATCGTGGCTCAGGAGCAGAGGATGAGGGAGACACAGAGCGCCGACTCTGCTGGGAGTCCTCGG TCTCCAACCAAGTGGTACATGAAGCTTGTGCCA GCTCGCTACAGGAAGGAGCCGGCCTCGATCCAGCCGGTTCCCTGGATCCCCCCAGTGGATAACCTGCTGAAAGACAGCACAGACGGCTCGGCCCTGGGCGCCCTGCTGCACTTCTATTGCCCTCAGCTTCTATCTTTGGACG ATGTCTGCTTGAAGGAGAACATGACGCTGGCTGATCGGCTGTACAACCTGCAGCTCATACAGGACTTCTGCAAAGACAACCTGAACAGCTGCTGCCACTTCAGCCTGGAAGACATGCTCTACGCCTCCTCCACCATCAAG AATAACTACCTGGTGTTCATGGCAGAGTTGTTTGCTTGGTTTGAGGTGGACAGGCCGTCTTTTGTGAAACCAAGAATGCTGGACAACGAAGGCACAG AGCCCTCAGTCTTGTTGAAGAATTTACCAGCGATACCCATCTCCAAGGCTACCAAGAGGAGCTTCATGGAGAGACCCCCAAGTCCTGAAAGACCCAG tTTGCCCCTCCGACCCCAGCCTCGAAGCTCAG GAGAGATCAAGAGGTCAACCTCAATGTCCTTTGTCGATGGCAACCTCGGCACCTGGCCCAAAGAAAAAAG gTCTGGGCCCTATGGAGTGTCTTTTGACATCCCTTTTGACAAAGAGGACTCTGCTTCCGGCGGTCTTTCTTCCACGCGTGGCATGGTCAGGTCTGTGAGCACTGATGATGGTTCTGGCTTCAAGGTCCACCACCTGCCCCGCGGAATGAAGCGCAACCTGTCCTTCCAGCCAGTAAATGGCCAGAGTGTCGGCATTGAGGAGGAGGGCTGCCCAGACAGCCTAGCTGGTATGGAGCTTAGCAGGCCAGTGTACCCCAACGGACATGGAAGTGTCATGGCAAAAACTCCCTCCATAGAGGAAGCCCTTCAGATTATCCACAGCCCAAGTCGACCCCCAGCAGAGGGGATCAATAGCAGTTTCTTCCTGCACATTCAGGACCACGAGGCTGGTGTTGGTGTCTTGGAGCCAGTGTCAGAGTTAGACTCCCAAGGGCCTCAGAGCAACACAGACACCACCGAGGTAGACACTGGCATCCATATTCAAACAGAAGACATGCTAGATGAGGATTCTTCTCTGAAAGACTGCTCTGTGAACATGGACCTAGACATGGACACGCCAAGCCCCTGCCCGAGCAGTCACAGCAAATCGCCCTCAGGGTTGAAGTTGACCAGCTTTGctgaacagaagaagaagaagaatactCCATCATTGCCAGACTCAGGGaggtgcagcagcagctcccTCAAGACCACTCCTGAGGGCTCAGAGTTTTGCCTTCCGTTATCTGTTTCCTGGGCCCCGACCCCTGAGCACAGCCCCATCCATCAACAAACCACAACCCCCCTAACAGCTCGAGCATCGCCCACACCTGTACAACTTCCAGCAAATGACCCTGCTCAGGTCATGGCAACAGAGATGGTACAGCTGAGGATGAGACTGGAGGAGAAACGTAAAGCCATCGAAGcgcagaagaagaaagtggaGGCTGCTTTCACAAGGCATCGGCAAAAGATGGGTCACTCAGCGTTTCTCAATGTCgttaaaagaaaaggagatggGGCTGCCagtggagaggaaggagggaaaacTGAGGGAGAAGGCAAGGCAGCAAGCACAAGTCCCACCTTCAAATTTGGGAGAAGCAAGGCAGACACACCTGATGGGGCAGAGCAAAGCAGCACCGCTTCCTGTTGGACAAAGTCGCCTGGTGCAGGCGAGGAAGGTGGTCAAAGCCATGCCCAGCTCACCGAGGTAGATCTCACAGAGTATACACGCTCGATTGAGAAACTGAACCATTCATTAGCCTTCCTTCAGACTGAGATGCAGCGACTGGCtcagcagcaggaagtgatcaTGTCCATGAGGGAGAAACAACATCAGCAGGCGTGGGTAATCCCTCCACCCCATACAAGCCCATCACCCCAAAAACAGAGTCGAATCGGAGCTTCTACTCGATCCTCAGGACCCTCTTCTCCTGCCGACTCCCCTCGTTCCACCCACCGCTCTCCAACCAGCATCAAACGCAAATCTGCCTCCTTCCACTCACGCACTCCTCGCGCCGCTAGACCCAACGAGCTAAAGCTGGCCCCTTACAATCGAGTCCTCACTGCTCCACAATCTGTCGACAGCATCCCCCGGCTACGGCGATTTTCTCCCTGCCAGCCTTTGGCAAGTTCCTTCGTTTACATGGGGGAGAAACCAGCAACCTTCAATCCAGACACAGTAGCTTCAGATGGAGATAAAAACAAGGAGACAGAGTCACTATATTCCCCAGAGAGGGAGCTTGCCTGTGTAGGTGTAGCCAACTCCCCCCAAAGCTCCCCCAACCTGCAGAACAAGAGAGAACAAACAGAAGCGGATTCAGTTCAGAAGTCAGTTGCAGATTTGAAACCTACTATAGAGTCAACATTTCCTGAGGTCCTGGCCCACCCTGTGGTAGAGACCTTCACAGTGACACCTACAGAGATTCCTCCCCAGCCAGAAGCCTCAGGCCAAGTCAAGAGCAGCTTGATTGAGGTTCCTCTGTCAGTCGTGAAGCCACTGGATGATCTATCTCTTGATGATGACTTGGAGATGCAGCAGGGTGATGTGGAAGACCTGTGTCAGGAACAGAAAATATCTCGTGGTTTTTTCTTTAAG GCGGATGGAAATGCCGAGGATAACATGGCTCAGAAGAGGGCTGCTCTGTTAGAGAAAAGGAtgaggagggagaaggagagccAGCAGAGGAAGATGCAGCAGGAGGCTGAGTTAGAGCAGAAGAAAGAGGAAGCTCG ACTAAAAGCAGAGGAGGAGCGCGTCAGGAAGGAGGAAGACAAGGCCAGGAAGGAGTTCATCAAGCAGGAACATCTCAGGAGAAAGCAGCTTAAACTGATGGAGGACATGGATACTCTCATTAAACCCCGACCAGTCAGTGGGGCCAAGCAGAGGCGGGGGCGTACCAAGTCCATCCATCGCGACAGCATGGACTCTCCCAAAACCCCTGTCAGAGCTGCCACAG TCTCCAGCTTGTCCCTTGCTTCCCTCAACCTGGGAGACAGCGACAGTGTTCACTCTGAGAAGAGATCGCCAAG accAGATTCTGCAGATGGCTTCCTGTCCCCGAGTCGCTGCAGCAGGAATGGAGAGAAGGACTGGGAGAATGGATCCACAACCTCCTCAGTTACATCTAACACAGAGTACACTG GACCAAAGCTATACAAGGAGCCCAGTGCCAAATCTAACAAGCACATCATCCAGAATGCTCTGGCCCACTGCTGCTTAGCAGGCAAGGTTAATGAGGGGCAAAAGAACAAGATCCTGGAG GAAATGGAGAAATCAGAGGCCAACaactttttggttttgttccGAGATGGCGGCTGCCAGTTTCGCTCTCTCTACACTTACTGCCCCGAGACGGAGGAGATCAACAAGCTGACAGGCATCGGCCCCAAGAGCATCACGCGCAAGATGATCGACGGCCTCTACAAGTACAACTCAGACAAGAAGCAGTTCAGTCAGATACCAGCCAAGACCATGTCGGCCAGCGTGGATGCGGTGACGATCCACAGCCATCTCTGGCAAACCAAGAAGCCAGCCACCCCTAAAAAAGTAGTGCCTGCCCAGTCCTAA